A genomic segment from Holophagales bacterium encodes:
- a CDS encoding PhzF family phenazine biosynthesis protein, which translates to MALPLYLVDAFTARPFAGNPAGVCLLSSPLPDDVMQNVAMEMHQAETAFLLPEGDAWRLRWFTPEVEVDLCGHATLASAHVLFESGRVAPGATARFQTKSGLLTAEHEGASIVLDFPATPAEEFAPLGDALRALSISPVYSGKTRFDLFYEVATEAEVRALKPDYGLLDQVPYRGVIVTARADAGSPFDFVSRFFAPECGVPEDPVTGSAHCALGPYWQGKLGKADLVGYQASPRGGTVLVSCHGERVRLAGTAVTVVKGELLLPS; encoded by the coding sequence ATGGCGCTGCCTCTCTACCTCGTCGACGCCTTCACCGCCCGTCCGTTCGCAGGGAACCCCGCCGGCGTCTGCCTCCTGTCGTCGCCTCTTCCGGACGACGTGATGCAGAACGTCGCGATGGAGATGCACCAGGCCGAGACCGCCTTCCTCCTCCCGGAGGGCGACGCGTGGCGGCTTCGCTGGTTCACCCCCGAGGTCGAGGTCGACCTCTGCGGCCACGCGACGCTCGCCTCTGCCCACGTGCTCTTCGAGAGCGGACGCGTCGCCCCGGGCGCGACGGCGCGGTTCCAGACGAAGAGCGGCCTCCTGACGGCCGAGCACGAAGGCGCGTCGATCGTCCTGGACTTCCCCGCGACCCCCGCCGAGGAGTTCGCGCCCCTCGGAGACGCCCTCCGGGCGCTCTCGATCTCGCCCGTCTACTCCGGCAAGACGCGCTTCGACCTCTTCTACGAGGTCGCGACGGAAGCCGAGGTTCGCGCCCTCAAGCCCGACTACGGCCTTCTCGACCAGGTCCCCTACCGCGGTGTCATCGTCACGGCCCGGGCCGACGCGGGGTCGCCCTTCGACTTCGTCTCCCGCTTCTTCGCCCCCGAATGCGGCGTCCCCGAGGACCCGGTCACCGGGTCGGCCCACTGCGCCCTCGGACCGTACTGGCAGGGGAAGCTCGGGAAGGCCGATCTCGTCGGCTACCAGGCTTCGCCGCGCGGCGGGACGGTCCTCGTCTCCTGCCACGGCGAGCGGGTCCGCCTCGCGGGGACGGCCGTCACCGTCGTGAAGGGCGAGCTCCTCCTCCCGTCCTGA
- a CDS encoding HEAT repeat domain-containing protein, with amino-acid sequence MDCREALEISVARTAGEPAGARDAEAVAHIEGCESCRRDAAALDEAWERAALPDPEVPPVFRERTIGRMEEALAHRNVVPFRSRTWWRPALQAAALVVAGAGGFLLARASAPAAVPFGGPEAVTPAFAVVPERQVDVSRVGLDLSGNPRLRNVSFRPTEADGRLAISFDVTTRYNVTGRPEDRAVASLLAYVVNAQSATEGARGRAIDLVSSELGEKAAASPEIVDVLVKTLREDRNPGVRKKAAEALVQMPPSPEIRDALAFALKSDANPAVRMIAVDGLARAATTLGDPLSIETLRLKAADQTEPGFVRVKAASALREIPL; translated from the coding sequence ATGGACTGCCGCGAGGCCCTAGAGATCTCCGTGGCCCGGACGGCCGGCGAGCCTGCCGGCGCCCGGGATGCCGAGGCCGTTGCGCACATCGAGGGGTGCGAGAGCTGCCGCAGGGACGCGGCGGCCCTCGACGAGGCGTGGGAGCGGGCCGCGCTCCCCGACCCGGAGGTCCCGCCCGTCTTCCGGGAACGGACCATCGGCCGCATGGAGGAGGCGCTGGCCCACCGCAACGTCGTCCCATTCCGGTCGAGGACCTGGTGGAGACCCGCGCTGCAGGCGGCGGCCCTGGTCGTCGCCGGGGCCGGAGGCTTCCTGCTCGCGCGGGCGAGCGCGCCGGCGGCGGTGCCCTTCGGCGGCCCCGAGGCCGTCACCCCCGCTTTCGCCGTCGTCCCGGAGCGGCAAGTCGACGTTTCCCGCGTCGGTCTCGACCTCTCGGGAAACCCGCGTCTCAGAAACGTCTCCTTCCGCCCCACCGAGGCGGACGGCCGGCTGGCGATCTCCTTCGACGTGACGACCCGCTACAACGTGACGGGACGGCCCGAGGACCGCGCGGTCGCATCTCTGCTCGCCTACGTCGTGAACGCGCAGTCGGCGACCGAGGGGGCGCGGGGCCGGGCCATCGACCTCGTTTCGAGCGAGCTGGGCGAGAAGGCGGCCGCCTCTCCCGAGATCGTCGACGTCCTCGTGAAGACCCTGAGGGAGGACCGCAATCCGGGCGTGAGGAAGAAGGCCGCCGAAGCGCTCGTCCAGATGCCGCCGTCGCCCGAGATCCGGGACGCCCTCGCGTTCGCCCTGAAGTCCGACGCGAACCCCGCCGTGAGGATGATCGCGGTCGACGGGCTCGCGCGGGCCGCAACGACGCTGGGCGATCCGCTGAGCATCGAGACGCTCCGGCTCAAGGCGGCGGACCAGACGGAACCGGGGTTCGTCCGCGTGAAGGCCGCCTCGGCGCTTCGTGAGATCCCGCTGTGA
- a CDS encoding DUF2892 domain-containing protein — protein sequence MSKLFPVNEHIAERVIRVGIGLALIGLAAAGKVGPWGYVGVIPVMTGLLGSCPLYTVLGFSTCPLKAGKPS from the coding sequence ATGAGCAAGCTCTTCCCCGTCAACGAACACATCGCCGAACGCGTCATCAGAGTCGGCATCGGCCTCGCGCTGATCGGCCTCGCCGCGGCCGGGAAGGTCGGTCCATGGGGCTACGTCGGCGTCATCCCCGTCATGACCGGTCTGCTCGGGAGCTGCCCGCTCTACACCGTCCTCGGGTTCTCCACGTGCCCGCTGAAGGCCGGGAAGCCGTCCTGA
- a CDS encoding RNA polymerase sigma factor: protein MRPLRAVAIVPDDDAGLMGRVKAGDPAGAEALFTRYAGPMLGFTERMLGNRAEAEEVTQDVFLKMISRCEQYDGRASVSTWLFAIAANACRDRLRSAWRTTSVPLEAVPEPKGEGSIEGGLLEREKRRAVRTALDRLTREQREALLLARYRGMPYADVARTLGISEGAVKTRVFRAVETLRALFAEEGVSRWTAARP from the coding sequence GTGAGACCCTTGCGGGCAGTGGCCATCGTTCCGGACGACGACGCCGGCCTGATGGGCCGGGTCAAGGCGGGAGACCCCGCCGGGGCCGAGGCTCTTTTCACGCGATACGCCGGTCCGATGCTCGGTTTCACCGAGCGGATGCTCGGGAACCGGGCCGAGGCCGAGGAGGTCACGCAGGACGTCTTCCTGAAGATGATCTCCCGCTGCGAGCAGTACGACGGGCGGGCGTCGGTCTCGACGTGGCTCTTCGCCATCGCCGCCAACGCCTGCCGCGACCGGCTCCGGAGCGCCTGGCGGACGACCTCGGTCCCGCTCGAAGCGGTGCCGGAGCCGAAGGGCGAGGGGTCCATCGAGGGGGGGCTCCTCGAAAGGGAGAAACGCAGGGCCGTCCGGACGGCCCTGGACCGCCTGACGCGGGAGCAGCGCGAGGCGCTTCTGCTGGCCCGCTACCGGGGAATGCCCTACGCCGACGTCGCCCGGACGCTCGGCATCAGCGAGGGGGCCGTCAAGACGCGCGTCTTCCGCGCCGTGGAGACGCTGCGCGCCCTCTTCGCCGAGGAAGGAGTTTCGAGATGGACTGCCGCGAGGCCCTAG